Proteins encoded in a region of the Takifugu flavidus isolate HTHZ2018 chromosome 10, ASM371156v2, whole genome shotgun sequence genome:
- the si:dkey-26c10.5 gene encoding CD209 antigen-like protein E isoform X1, whose translation MEMEVINKEDKSCGEKAGDGDQPLEVKTEEEAETSHYSSLMNPQEDIYVEAFLTGKPAGKKEEVKKEDKTRGYKLACLILSVLCLILLLLVIFLSTKPQTGSHFCPENELRPIPPTCSLENCQTLYNLPSNKRACQYCDEDWLPFGGSCYFLSTFRLSWSGSQKDCNDRGGSLAVIKSPEVQKFLSEESNLLYWIGLSQTNQTWTWVDNSRLQKSYWAENPGTGDCVYLYTDGHPEKNWIRKPCSAYTYFICQM comes from the exons ATGGAAATGGAAGTTATCAATAAAGAGGATAaaagctgtggagaaaaggCGGGAGATGGAGACCAGCCGCTGGAGGTCAAAACTGAAG AGGAAGCAGAAACAAGCCATTATAGCAGCCTGATGAACCCACAGGAGGATATCTATGTAGAAGCTTTTCTGACTGGCAAACCTGCAG GCaagaaggaggaagtgaagaaagAAGACAAGACGCGAGGCTACAAGTTGGCGTGTTTGATCCTCTCAGTCCTCTgcctgatcctgctgctgctcgtcaTCTTCCTCTCCACCAAGC CCCAAACCGGATCACACTTTTGCCCAGAAAATGAGTTACGTCCTATCCCTCCAACCTGCAGCCTGGAAAACTGCCAGACGCTCTACAACCTCCCCAGTAACA AGCGCGCCTGCCAGTACTGTGACGAGGACTGGCTGCCCTTTGGCGGGTCCTGTTACTTCCTGTCGACCttcaggctgagctggagcggGAGCCAGAAGGACTGCAACGACAGAGGGGGATCTCTGGCCGTGATCAAAAGCCCGGAGGTTCAG AAATTTCTGAGTGAGGAATCGAACTTGCTGTACTGGATCGGCCTGAGTCAGACCAATCAAACATGGACCTGGGTCGACAACTCCCGCCTGCAGAAGAG CTACTGGGCCGAGAACCCGGGGACTGGAGACTGTGTGTACCTCTATACTGACGGCCATCCTGAGAAGAACTGGATCAGAAAACCATGTAGCGCGTACACCTACTTCATCTGCCAGATGTAG
- the zgc:92606 gene encoding gamma-aminobutyric acid receptor-associated protein-like 1 has product MGSQYQRSVPLEVRRAEGERVRAKHPDKIPIIVERAARSRAPDLDKKKYLVPSDLTVGQLCFLIRQRVSLRPEEALFFFVNNSLPPSSSPLSAVYQEHHDEDLFLYMTYSNESVYGA; this is encoded by the exons ATGGGCAGCCAGTACCAGCGCTCAGTCCcactggaggtgaggagagcggagggagagagagttcGGGCCAAGCATCCTGACAAAATACCG ATCATCGTGGAGCGAGCTGCGAGGTCACGAGCACCCGATCTGGACAAAAAGAAATATCTGGTGCCCTCAGACTTAACAG TGGGGCAGTTGTGTTTCCTGATACGCCAGCGTGTGTCTCTGAGACCCGAGGAAGCGCTCTTCTTCTTTGTCAACAACTCCCTCCCGCCCTCCAGCTCACCGCTCTCTGCAGTATatcag GAGCACCACGACGAGGACCTGTTTCTCTACATGACCTACAGTAACGAGAGCGTGTACGGCGCCTGA
- the si:dkey-26c10.5 gene encoding CD209 antigen-like protein E isoform X2, giving the protein MYITFCRSYEGDKNDGLISPDSKLCVQLDGEKSKKEEVKKEDKTRGYKLACLILSVLCLILLLLVIFLSTKPQTGSHFCPENELRPIPPTCSLENCQTLYNLPSNKRACQYCDEDWLPFGGSCYFLSTFRLSWSGSQKDCNDRGGSLAVIKSPEVQKFLSEESNLLYWIGLSQTNQTWTWVDNSRLQKSYWAENPGTGDCVYLYTDGHPEKNWIRKPCSAYTYFICQM; this is encoded by the exons ATGTACATCACTTTTTGCCGCAGCTATGAGGGGGACAAAAACGATGGACTCATATCACCCGACTCCAAATTATGTGTCCAGCTAGACGGAGAAAAGA GCaagaaggaggaagtgaagaaagAAGACAAGACGCGAGGCTACAAGTTGGCGTGTTTGATCCTCTCAGTCCTCTgcctgatcctgctgctgctcgtcaTCTTCCTCTCCACCAAGC CCCAAACCGGATCACACTTTTGCCCAGAAAATGAGTTACGTCCTATCCCTCCAACCTGCAGCCTGGAAAACTGCCAGACGCTCTACAACCTCCCCAGTAACA AGCGCGCCTGCCAGTACTGTGACGAGGACTGGCTGCCCTTTGGCGGGTCCTGTTACTTCCTGTCGACCttcaggctgagctggagcggGAGCCAGAAGGACTGCAACGACAGAGGGGGATCTCTGGCCGTGATCAAAAGCCCGGAGGTTCAG AAATTTCTGAGTGAGGAATCGAACTTGCTGTACTGGATCGGCCTGAGTCAGACCAATCAAACATGGACCTGGGTCGACAACTCCCGCCTGCAGAAGAG CTACTGGGCCGAGAACCCGGGGACTGGAGACTGTGTGTACCTCTATACTGACGGCCATCCTGAGAAGAACTGGATCAGAAAACCATGTAGCGCGTACACCTACTTCATCTGCCAGATGTAG